The Pyramidobacter piscolens W5455 genome includes the window CAGCGCAGCCTGCCAGCGGGCCAGCAGCGGCGGGATGGCGAGCCCGAGACGGGCGCGCAGAAAGCTGTGGATCAGTTTGCCTCGTTCATCGGCGGTGCCGTTCTCCGGCAGGTTCAGGAGAATGGTTTCGCCGCGCAGGCTGGCGCCGTACGGCCGTCCGTGTGCGACGACCAGCGGCAGAGGACGTCCCCACAGCGGTATCGTATCGCCGGTTTCGTATTCCGCCGCGGCGGCCAGAGCCGTTTGCATGACTGCCGCGCGGCGTTTCCGCAGCCAGGATGCCTGCGCGATTACGAAGCGCTCGATCTCCGTGTCGGACGTAGAGACAGGGCAGGAAACGCGCAGCGTGCCGTCGGGGCGCACCGTCAGATACATGTTTTTCTGCCTCTGGCGCAGGATCAGCAGCGGCACGCCGAGGATGTCGCGCCGTTCGTCATTGTCTTTGTCTGCCATCCGCTTCACCTCCCTTTCCGTCTCAGTGTATCATGTTTTGCCGGTGTGAACGTCGTCGCGAGATCGTGCGGGGAAAATTATATAAGTTGTGTCTAATGAACAGCTACCGTTGAGAATACTGAAACGGCGGAAAATGTTCCACGTGGAACAGCGCGAATCGGCGTTCGGACGAAACGCTGCGGCGTCCCTCCACCGGTGTGGAGGGGTCTTGCAAAAAGAGAAAAAGGAGAACGGCCGGCGGGATTTTCTACCCCGCCGGCCGTTCTCCTGTGCCGTGTTTTTTGCAGGAGCATTCAGTTGCAATACGAATTTGCGGGTGGCGCCTTACGCCACTGTGTAAATGCGCACGTCGGGATCGGCGCCCCAGAGAGGTTTTAACCCCGGAACGACTTTTTGGGTGAACAGAGCGCTGTCGAGGTAGCCCCGCGCATGTTCTGCGCTGTCGAAACCATGGATCACCTGCACGTCTTCGTCGCGAATCAGCAGTTCCTTGGTCAGGGCCCCGGGGATTTCGTCGAGGAAAGGCGCGCGATAATCGTGATACACTTTTGCGGCCGCCGGACGGTTTTCGGGAGCAATTTCCATGACCACTTCCAAATAGGCATTGACTTTCATCGTAAGACCTCCTCAAGGTTTGTTTTTGAATCCGAGAAAATTTTAGCGGTCTCGCTGTAAAAATCAAAGATATGGAGAAATTTATGAGTCGCTCATA containing:
- a CDS encoding M48 family metallopeptidase → MADKDNDERRDILGVPLLILRQRQKNMYLTVRPDGTLRVSCPVSTSDTEIERFVIAQASWLRKRRAAVMQTALAAAAEYETGDTIPLWGRPLPLVVAHGRPYGASLRGETILLNLPENGTADERGKLIHSFLRARLGLAIPPLLARWQAALGVQASGWHVRDMTTRWGSCNTRTGRLCFNLRLAAKDPRCLEYVVVHELSHLIVAGHSAAFWNCVARCLPDWRQRRKLTNRGAQEAFEE